From Carassius auratus strain Wakin chromosome 1, ASM336829v1, whole genome shotgun sequence, the proteins below share one genomic window:
- the peli1a gene encoding E3 ubiquitin-protein ligase pellino homolog 1 isoform X1, with product MLSPEQELLSSSKPIKYGELIILGYNGSLPNGERDRRRSRFALFKRPKANGVKPSTVHSTCSPQTAKAISNKNQHSVSYTLSRAQTVVVEYTHDSTTDMFQIGRSTESPIDFVVMETLPGSHSKSDTLSSQSTISRFACRIVCQRAPPYTARIYAAGFDSSKSIFLGEKAAKWWCADSQMDGLTTNGILVMRPRHGFTCESKPSAWREISVCGNVFTLRETRSAQKPGKLVETESHELVDGTLIDLCGATLLWRSAEGLSCTPTPKHLEVLRRELNAARPQCPVGLHTLAFPSLDRSFTGSTHDDQPWAYLHCGHVHGYHAWRGRRRLTKEGSTEEDEEELEQEPLCEGERECPLCRTRSLYVPLKLGRESGFCLDSAPPTHAFNPCGHVCSERTAAFWSKLVLPHGAHGFFPACPFCMRPLARHRKCVRLIFQGLLD from the exons ATGTTGTCTCCTGAACAGGAGCTGCTGAGCTCTTCTAAACCCATCAAATACGGAGAGCTCATCATCCTTGG CTACAATGGCTCCCTACCGAATGGAGAACGGGACAGAAGAAGGAGTCGTTTCGCTCTGTTTAAGAGACCCAAAGCCAATGGAGTCAAACCCAGCACCGTCCACAGCACATGCAGTCCACAGACCGCCAAG GCCATCAGCAACAAAAACCAGCACAGCGTGTCGTATACTCTGTCCAGGGCGCAGACGGTAGTCGTAGAGTACACGCACGACAGCACCACCGACATGTTTCAG ATCGGCCGGTCCACTGAAAGCCCCATTGATTTCGTGGTGATGGAAACGCTGCCTGGTTCTCACAGCAAAAGCGACACGCTGTCGTCTCAGAGCACTATATCGCGATTCGCGTGTCGGATCGTGTGTCAGAGAGCGCCGCCCTACACCGCACGCATCTACGCCGCCGGCTTCGACTCGTCCAAAAGCATCTTCCTGGGG GAGAAAGCGGCGAAATGGTGGTGTGCTGACAGCCAGATGGACGGCCTGACCACCAACGGTATATTAGTGATGCGACCGCGGCACGGCTTCACCTGCGAGTCCAAACCGAGCGCCTGGAGAGAGATCTCAGTCTGTGGAAACGTCTTCACGCTCCGAGAAACCCGCTCCGCTCAGAAACCCGGCAAACTG gttGAGACTGAGTCTCACGAGCTGGTGGACGGCACTTTAATCGATCTGTGCGGCGCGACTCTGCTGTGGCGCTCGGCGGAGGGTCTGTCCTGCACGCCGACCCCCAAACACCTGGAGGTGCTGCGGCGGGAGCTGAACGCGGCTCGGCCGCAGTGTCCCGTGGGCCTCCACACCCTGGCCTTCCCCAGCCTGGACCGCTCCTTCACCGGCTCCACCCACGACGACCAGCCCTGGGCCTACCTGCACTGCGGACACGTGCACGGATACCACGCCTGGAGGGGCCGGCGCCGGCTCACCAAAGAGGGCTCCACCgaggaagatgaagaggagcTGGAGCAGGAGCCGCTGTGTGAGGGGGAGCGCGAGTGTCCGCTGTGCCGCACGCGCAGCCTGTACGTGCCGCTGAAGCTGGGCCGAGAGTCTGGCTTCTGTCTGGACAGCGCTCCTCCCACACACGCATTCAACCCCTGCGGACATGTGTGTTCAGAGCGGACCGCCGCCTTCTGGAGCAAACTGGTGCTGCCTCACGGAGCTCACGGCTTCTTCCCCGCCTGTCCCTTCTGCATGCGGCCGCTCGCTCGCCACAGGAAGTGTGTCAGGCTGATCTTTCAGGGGCTGCtggactga
- the peli1a gene encoding E3 ubiquitin-protein ligase pellino homolog 1 isoform X2: protein MAPYRMENGTEEGVVSLCLRDPKPMESNPAPSTAHAVHRPPRASAQAECLNAISNKNQHSVSYTLSRAQTVVVEYTHDSTTDMFQIGRSTESPIDFVVMETLPGSHSKSDTLSSQSTISRFACRIVCQRAPPYTARIYAAGFDSSKSIFLGEKAAKWWCADSQMDGLTTNGILVMRPRHGFTCESKPSAWREISVCGNVFTLRETRSAQKPGKLVETESHELVDGTLIDLCGATLLWRSAEGLSCTPTPKHLEVLRRELNAARPQCPVGLHTLAFPSLDRSFTGSTHDDQPWAYLHCGHVHGYHAWRGRRRLTKEGSTEEDEEELEQEPLCEGERECPLCRTRSLYVPLKLGRESGFCLDSAPPTHAFNPCGHVCSERTAAFWSKLVLPHGAHGFFPACPFCMRPLARHRKCVRLIFQGLLD, encoded by the exons ATGGCTCCCTACCGAATGGAGAACGGGACAGAAGAAGGAGTCGTTTCGCTCTGTTTAAGAGACCCAAAGCCAATGGAGTCAAACCCAGCACCGTCCACAGCACATGCAGTCCACAGACCGCCAAG GGCTTCTGCACAAGCCGAGTGTTTAAAT GCCATCAGCAACAAAAACCAGCACAGCGTGTCGTATACTCTGTCCAGGGCGCAGACGGTAGTCGTAGAGTACACGCACGACAGCACCACCGACATGTTTCAG ATCGGCCGGTCCACTGAAAGCCCCATTGATTTCGTGGTGATGGAAACGCTGCCTGGTTCTCACAGCAAAAGCGACACGCTGTCGTCTCAGAGCACTATATCGCGATTCGCGTGTCGGATCGTGTGTCAGAGAGCGCCGCCCTACACCGCACGCATCTACGCCGCCGGCTTCGACTCGTCCAAAAGCATCTTCCTGGGG GAGAAAGCGGCGAAATGGTGGTGTGCTGACAGCCAGATGGACGGCCTGACCACCAACGGTATATTAGTGATGCGACCGCGGCACGGCTTCACCTGCGAGTCCAAACCGAGCGCCTGGAGAGAGATCTCAGTCTGTGGAAACGTCTTCACGCTCCGAGAAACCCGCTCCGCTCAGAAACCCGGCAAACTG gttGAGACTGAGTCTCACGAGCTGGTGGACGGCACTTTAATCGATCTGTGCGGCGCGACTCTGCTGTGGCGCTCGGCGGAGGGTCTGTCCTGCACGCCGACCCCCAAACACCTGGAGGTGCTGCGGCGGGAGCTGAACGCGGCTCGGCCGCAGTGTCCCGTGGGCCTCCACACCCTGGCCTTCCCCAGCCTGGACCGCTCCTTCACCGGCTCCACCCACGACGACCAGCCCTGGGCCTACCTGCACTGCGGACACGTGCACGGATACCACGCCTGGAGGGGCCGGCGCCGGCTCACCAAAGAGGGCTCCACCgaggaagatgaagaggagcTGGAGCAGGAGCCGCTGTGTGAGGGGGAGCGCGAGTGTCCGCTGTGCCGCACGCGCAGCCTGTACGTGCCGCTGAAGCTGGGCCGAGAGTCTGGCTTCTGTCTGGACAGCGCTCCTCCCACACACGCATTCAACCCCTGCGGACATGTGTGTTCAGAGCGGACCGCCGCCTTCTGGAGCAAACTGGTGCTGCCTCACGGAGCTCACGGCTTCTTCCCCGCCTGTCCCTTCTGCATGCGGCCGCTCGCTCGCCACAGGAAGTGTGTCAGGCTGATCTTTCAGGGGCTGCtggactga